The following coding sequences are from one Lolium rigidum isolate FL_2022 chromosome 6, APGP_CSIRO_Lrig_0.1, whole genome shotgun sequence window:
- the LOC124665810 gene encoding protein DETOXIFICATION 16-like, with the protein MSIQVPLLTAGHDKGGENSAAAEAKRLLWLAGPLVASGLFRSALQMVSVMFVGHLGELPLAGASVATSLASATGFCFFIGMSNALDTLCGQAFGARQYNLLGVYMQSAMVVLALVCVPVAFVWACTSQILVFLGQDRAIAAEAGAYARWLIPSLVPYVPLVCHIRFLQTQSIVLPVMASSAVTALGHVGVCWVLVHKAGMGSRGAALSNAVSYCVNLAILVVYVRVSSACKRTWTGFSMEAWKELRRFTQLAIPSAMMFCLEQWSFELLVLLSGLLPNPALETSVLSICLNTGDLIFMVASGLCTAISTRVSNELGAGHPQAAKRATKVVICMALSEGLVIAITMVLLRNFWGYVYSNEEDVVRYIARMIPILAISYFIDGLHSSLSGVLTGCGKQKIGARVNLGAFYLAGIPVAVLLAFVLHLNGMGLWLGIVCGSMTKLLFLLWITMCINWEKEAIRAKEMALQSSLPVA; encoded by the exons ATGAGCATACAAGTGCCCCTGCTCACCGCGGGGCACGACAAGGGCGGAGAGAAttccgcggcggcggaggcgaagcgGCTGCTTTGGCTGGCCGGGCCGCTGGTGGCAAGCGGCCTCTTTCGGAGCGCGCTCCAGATGGTGTCCGTCATGTTCGTTGGCCACCTCGGCGAGCTTCCCCTCGCCGGCGCCTCCGTAGCCACCTCCCTCGCCAGCGCCACCGGTTTCTGCTTCTTC ATTGGCATGTCGAACGCCCTGGACACGCTGTGCGGGCAGGCGTTCGGCGCGCGGCAGTACAACCTCCTGGGCGTCTACATGCAGAGTGCGATGGTGGTGCTTGCGCTCGTCTGCGTCCCGGTGGCCTTCGTCTGGGCCTGCACCTCGCAGATCCTGGTGTTCCTCGGCCAGGACCGGGCCATCGCCGCCGAGGCCGGCGCCTACGCGCGGTGGCTCATCCCGTCCCTCGTCCCGTACGTGCCCCTCGTATGCCACATCAGGTTCCTGCAGACGCAGAGCATCGTCCTGCCGGTGATGGCCAGCTCCGCCGTCACGGCGCTAGGGCACGTCGGCGTGTGCTGGGTGCTCGTGCACAAGGCCGGCATGGGGAGCAGAGGCGCGGCGCTGAGCAACGCCGTCTCGTACTGCGTCAATCTGGCAATACTGGTTGTGTACGTGAGGGTGTCGAGTGCCTGCAAGCGGACGTGGACTGGGTTCTCCATGGAGGCGTGGAAGGAGCTGCGACGGTTCACCCAGCTCGCCATCCCGTCCGCCATGATGTTTTGCTTGGAGCAGTGGTCGTTTGAACTGCTCGTGCTTCTCTCCGGTCTTCTGCCCAATCCAGCCCTTGAAACCTCTGTACTGTCGATATG CCTTAACACTGGCGATCTCATCTTCATGGTGGCGTCCGGTCTCTGCACAGCCATAAG CACACGCGTTTCGAACGAGCTTGGTGCTGGCCATCCACAGGCAGCAAAGCGGGCAACCAAAGTGGTCATATGCATGGCATTGTCTGAAGGATTGGTGATTGCCATAACAATGGTTTTGCTACGCAACTTCTGGGGTTACGTGTACAGCAACGAGGAGGACGTTGTGAGATACATTGCTCGGATGATACCTATCCTCGCCATATCGTACTTCATAGATGGCCTCCACAGTTCTCTCTCAG GTGTGCTAACCGGGTGTGGCAAGCAGAAGATTGGCGCTCGTGTCAACCTTGGCGCATTCTACTTGGCCGGCATTCCCGTGGCTGTGTTGCTTGCATTTGTCCTCCATCTAAATGGAATG GGTCTTTGGCTAGGTATCGTCTGCGGTAGCATGACCAAGCTTTTGTTCCTTCTGTGGATCACAATGTGTATAAACTGGGAGAAAGAG GCAATTAGGGCAAAAGAAATGGCGCTGCAGTCATCTCTTCCGGTAGCATGA
- the LOC124666637 gene encoding VAMP-like protein YKT61, producing the protein MKITALLVLKSPGDPASASSAGGEQQQQAVVLANASDVSRFGFFQRPAAREFIVFVARTVALRTAAGSRQTVQHEEYKVHCYNPSGLCAVIFTDDHYPVRSAHSLLIKVLEEYQKNFGESWRTAEEDATQPWEYLDDALTRYQDPAEADKLLKIQRDLDETKIILHKTIDSVLERGERLDSLVAKSSDLSAASQIFYKQAKKTNSCCTIL; encoded by the exons ATGAAGATCACAGCGTTGCTGGTGCTCAAGTCCCCCGGCGACCCGGCTTCCGCCTCGTCGGCGggcggcgagcagcagcagcaggcggtGGTGCTAGCGAACGCGTCGGACGTGAGCCGCTTCGGCTTCTTCCAGCGGCCGGCCGCGCGCgagttcatcgtcttcgtcgcccGCACCGTCGCGCTCCgcaccgccgccggcagccgccaGACCGTTCAGCACGAAG AGTACAAGGTGCATTGCTACAACCCGAGCGGCCTCTGCGCCGTCATCTTCACCGACGACCACTACCCCGTCAGAAGCGCCCACTCCCTCCTCATCAAG GTTCTCGAGGAGTACCAGAAGAACTTTGGAGAGTCATGGAGGACAGCGGAAGAGGATGCCACCCAGCCCTGGGAATATCTGGATGACGCCCTCACGAGATACCAG GATCCTGCAGAGGCTGACAAGTTGCTAAAAATTCAGAGGGACTTGGATGAAACCAAGATTATTCTC CACAAGACCATTGACAGCGTGCTGGAAAGAGGTGAACGGTTGGATAGCCTAGTAGCAAAGAGTTCAGACCTAAGTGCTGCTTCACAG ATATTCTACAAGCAGGCTAAGAAAACCAACTCTTGCTGTACAATCCTGTAA